One part of the Archangium lipolyticum genome encodes these proteins:
- a CDS encoding helix-turn-helix transcriptional regulator, which translates to MAKKLATRLGESARAARQRLNLTQEDVAERIGIATEVYGRLERGNMLPSVPTFRKLCAVLALSADEALGLSSENPVAWTPQPPPPEANEPAELRRLLRRARQLDRNSLRVLSLVAAHLGQKNG; encoded by the coding sequence ATGGCAAAAAAGCTGGCAACCAGGCTGGGAGAGAGCGCACGCGCAGCCCGGCAGCGCCTCAACCTCACACAGGAAGACGTGGCGGAGCGGATCGGCATCGCCACCGAGGTGTACGGGCGCCTGGAGCGGGGAAACATGCTTCCGAGCGTCCCCACCTTTCGCAAGCTGTGTGCGGTGCTCGCCCTGTCCGCGGACGAGGCCCTGGGCCTGTCCAGTGAGAACCCCGTCGCCTGGACGCCGCAGCCTCCTCCTCCCGAGGCCAATGAGCCCGCCGAGCTTCGCCGCCTGCTGCGCCGGGCCCGGCAGTTGGACCGTAACTCGTTGCGGGTGCTGAGCCTCGTGGCCGCGCACCTGGGACAGAAGAACGGGTAG
- a CDS encoding response regulator, with protein sequence MTADGKPSYLFVDEDPLQLSALRRMLRDVPGTKRMATSGEEALQMAEEEPPSVVVAAYILPGMDGLTLLAALRARTPGLHCALHTTQWPARDMLPPDITVLLKPCPPERMRAFLMSAATEEK encoded by the coding sequence ATGACCGCTGACGGCAAGCCCTCCTACCTGTTCGTCGACGAGGACCCCCTCCAACTCTCCGCCTTGCGGAGGATGCTGCGGGATGTGCCGGGGACCAAGCGCATGGCGACCAGTGGAGAGGAGGCCCTGCAGATGGCGGAGGAGGAGCCTCCTTCCGTGGTCGTCGCGGCGTACATCCTGCCGGGCATGGATGGACTGACGCTGCTGGCGGCCCTGCGCGCCCGCACTCCCGGCCTTCACTGCGCCCTCCACACCACCCAGTGGCCCGCGCGAGACATGCTGCCACCCGACATCACCGTGCTGCTCAAGCCCTGCCCGCCCGAGCGGATGAGGGCCTTCCTGATGTCGGCGGCCACCGAGGAGAAGTGA
- a CDS encoding MbtH family protein, whose translation MSTEDTQRYKVVVNHEEQYSIWPADRENALGWKDAGKEGTKDECLAYIKEVWTDMRPLSLRKKMEQANKS comes from the coding sequence ATGAGCACCGAGGACACCCAGCGCTACAAGGTCGTGGTCAACCATGAGGAGCAGTACTCCATCTGGCCGGCGGATCGTGAGAACGCGCTCGGCTGGAAGGATGCGGGCAAGGAAGGCACCAAGGACGAGTGCCTCGCCTACATCAAGGAGGTGTGGACGGACATGCGCCCGCTGAGCCTGCGCAAGAAGATGGAGCAGGCGAACAAGTCGTGA